The Ictalurus punctatus breed USDA103 chromosome 17, Coco_2.0, whole genome shotgun sequence sequence ATACCACCATGCTACATTTGCCCCTTTACCTGCTCGTCGAATCGGTTAATTACGGCCTGGACCCACTCCACGGGCTTGTGTGCCGCCATGGTCAGGCGGATGCAAACTGCAGGCGCTCCCCCGCCTGGCAGTCCCAAATCCGAACCGCTTCGTCTAATGCAGCACACTAACCAGCCCAACACACCGCAAAATCTCACAGCGAGAAAGCATAAGTAGCAGGGTTTAGCTTTTTCTCTTCAAGTATACTCCACCGCGCCGCCATGACACACGACCGGAAGTTTgaatccttctctctctctctctctctctctctctctctcgccaatCTTCTGCTGCGCATGCGCACTAGCAGTGGCGTTAGGCAGACTCATAGTGTATGATACACTGCATGACCAGAGTAGTCTCAATGGAGACTGAATTTATGAAGGAAACGAAACGAGGCCAAGGAACTACGTTTCTCTCTGGAGCGCCGAGAGCTTCTCAATTCATAAAGTATCAGGTCACGTTACATTTTTCAGCATTCCTGCACAAAATTTGCTTTGGCCCTAGAGTAACTGCAGGGAGTTAAACTCCCAAATGAATGAGTTTAACCGCAAACTTTCACTTTTGTCCTATGGAAAATTGTTCAAACCTGTGTTTATCCCTTTTTGGAATCAGAAATATGCAGCAGTAAATCCAGACTACTAGGCTAGTGTGTAGGTTTTACATTACATTCGTTTAGATAAGAAACATGATTTATGATTGAACAGTCACGTGATAATTCATCTATTAAAGGTTCGATAgtcgattttttttcttcagttccttatatgtactgtataatctGGAAGATATGAAGAACATGTTCAGAAACAGCAACACCACCATTGGGTTAAGCCGTGGCCTTAGCAAACGTttattacatacacaaacatgacagtaataatatgattttttaaaaatgtatatactaTGTACAGCTATGCACGGGATAATGCAATGTGCAGAAGGTACATACAGTTAACAGAATAAATGGAGTGAATTTACAATTGCACATAAGATACCTAAtattcacagtaaaaaaaaaaatgcactaagAGGGTACTTGAAGGCAGTTAACTGTAAAATGACCATCTGTCTGATGTTATCCAACATATGTTCTCTTCTTTTGATTTCCAAGTTATTTTGATCgtcaaattatattttaaaaattattaattaataaaaatgaataataattgaaGTAACACCAGACATATGTTGAATAACAGACAGATGGTCTGTTATCTTTTTGTACTGACATTTACTACCATCTTCAGGCAAGACATGATATAACAAAGCAGAATAGCTTCGGATATGTAACACCAGATGGCGCTGTTTTACTTGTTTATGTTAATAGTAAGGGAATACAATTAACAGGGTCTCATTGCAATTTCTTATGACGGGGGgtacttagtggttagcacttttgccTCGAACCAGCACggtggttgggggttcgaatcccacctccgccctgtgtgtgtggagcttgaacgttctccccatgctttgggggtttcttcaGGCTtcttctccggtttcctcctccagtccaaagacatatgttgttggctgatcggcatttccaaattgtccacagtgtgtggatgagtgtgtgtgtgattgtgccctgcattgggttggcaccccgagttctctgggataggttccaggctccctgtgaccctgtgtaggataagtggtacaaaaaatggatggatggaagactgagtgggtttcctccaagtttTCTGGCTAACTCCCACCTCCCTAAAACATGCCTTTAGGTGTATttgctactctaaattgcctctGGGTGTAAATGAGTGTATGACTGTATGTGATGCCTTGTGTGAGCCCACATGAGCGTGTTCTTGCCTCGGCCCAATGTATCAGTGTATTGAAATGCAGGGCAGAAGTGCATAACAGAAAAGTTAACATCTTGATGACAGtagtttatttgaatttttttcagactgaacaaaaaaaaaaaaaacacacaatatggCCATGATTATAGAGTTGCTCTAATTTGAAAGCCACCAGTTAACTTTTTTCAGTTCACTGTTTACAGATGAAATTTAACAAACTGTgacttagtaaaaaaaaaaaaaaatacatatataaattgtGCCAGAGAAAATATCACACTAAAAATCCAAGCTAAAACATTTAGCTAAACATTTACATCAATCAAGCTCAGGTCACCAGACACCTCCAGAACATCAATCTCAGACAGGTTGGTGAAGCGGTGGATGTAGGTATGCACTTGGTTACCATTGACAAACACGTTGTAATGCTGAGGATTGCAGGAGATGATGATCTGAAAGGAATGAGACATAGATAAAGGATATAATATACTGTTTCAAATTCATTTTCACTTTAAGTAAAATAATTTGTATCAGCTACTTACACAGACATGAACATATTTGTCTTGTATATAAGGTAAAAATTAGCAAAATCCCCTTTAAATTTGCAGTACATACCTGGAAGTTTTGTCCCCTGTGAAACGGAATTTCTCCAGAGCGCTCCTCTGAGCCCCACTGCCACGCTGTTTGGGTATTGCGCACAACCAAGTTCTCATCAAAGCGAGGATTATAGTGAAAGGCAATCCCATTTCTGTGACGCAGGTTTATCTCGAATCTGGTGACACAAATACCAGATCaaatttaagaaatatttagcAAATCTTTGCAGCTCAAAATGTTCTAGGTCTCAAATTTGACTCATTGATCTGCAGGTGGTGCTCTTCCCCAAAACAGAATACTTTGACTAAATCTGTGTGGTGTCCAGGAAACACTTGGTTTGGATCAAATCTGgcttttattctttcattcaagTTTTCAAGATGCTTAGTAACACAGTTTCAGCTCTAACAGAAAAGATAAATATGTAGACTCTAATTATGCAAAGTAGCAAAATAAGGCTAACATCTGACCTGGAAGCATGAGCATTAACTACCCCTTGGATGGAAATGTTTCTGCCAGGCCACAATCCACCATTGATGTTGGTTTTGTATGGCACactctgatgatgatgaatacAGGACATGGTTATTACGAACTCATCAATCTAAGGTCAAACATAATGTTAACTAATTATGTGAAGTCTTGTGCTCTTACATAGTTTGCTTGGGTAGCAAATGAAGGGCCCTATAGATGGGAAAAACATGAATAAGTAGGTCATTTCCTTTATATGTAAAGGGATAATGTAACTCTAAAGCAACAGAGTAGTTTCAGAAAAAACAGGAAGCTATTGAATGTGCTCATCATTTTAAGGTCAAACATAACGTTAACTAATTATGTGAAGTTTTGTGCTCTTACATAGTTTGCTTTGGCAGCAAATGAAGGACCCTATAGATGgggaaaaatatgaaaaacatgAATAAGTAGGTCCTTTCCATCATATGTAAAGGGATAATGCAACTCTAAAGCAATAGAGTAGTTTTAGAAAAACTGTAAGCTATTGAATGTGTTGAAGTGGTGGCCTCAGAGGCATATGATCATATTAATTAATCATATTAATTAATCACATGAAATTAATTTCATGTCTCCTAAACTTTGATATCAATCATTTGTATGATTAAATAAGTTCACTTTCACCATATACTCCAGAGGCCTCAGATATGCAAATAACAACATGTTTTACAAATTACAGGATCAGGTAATTTAATTATAGTGTAATGAAtcagcatggtggtgcagtgggtggTGTTGCTGCCtctcagctccagggtctctgtTCTaaactcaggttactgtctatgCATATACTATGTGTGTTCTTCCTGTGTGttttctccatgttctccagtttcctcccacctaccAAAAATATGCAGGCTGGTAGATTGACTATCTTAattgatgaatgaatgtttcATAATGACATTCCCAATGTTATACTCTTCTCAATTAATCTTACAACTAAAGAACTGGTAACCTTTTATCCTGCATAAAAATCTGAAACTAGACTGTTGTCTGTTGGAAGTTATTATTGTAAAAGAATTTTCTTTTATGTGAAACGATCTAAAAACCTAGTTTTGCCAGACCATTATGACAGTAGTGCATTTTAGCACCAACTGTATGGAACCTTTTATACTCTTTGTACGTAAAGAAATATATGACGGGATATCAttttagtttttacatttttacccAAATTGGGTGTGTTGATTGCATTCCACCACTCAATGTACTAATGTCCCAAGTAACTCCTGTGCATGTACATTTCAAGaatgagggaaataaaaaatactactaGGGTAATACTAGGCTACTCAGCGTTTTTGTAAAAACCATTTCATTTAGTATACAAACTAAATTTCAAATTTATCTCAACCAATAATGTatctaaaataaacatgaacCCAAACACTCGCATTATACCCTAAAATAGCCTAGGTTTTGACATCCTTCAAATGTGTAATATGTATATTTGA is a genomic window containing:
- the LOC108278265 gene encoding galectin-9 isoform X1, with product MAYYQQQPFYNPQIPFTGSIQGGLQDGKCITVCGRALPGANRFHVNLQCGSRPDANVALHFNPRYDHSSGYIVTNTKQNNCWGTEESIYQALFPMGSPFILLILVTSHSYKISVNGIHVMDYKHRIPFNMVDTITVDGMVEVNTIGFQEAVGPSFAAKANYGPSFATQANYSVPYKTNINGGLWPGRNISIQGVVNAHASRFEINLRHRNGIAFHYNPRFDENLVVRNTQTAWQWGSEERSGEIPFHRGQNFQIIISCNPQHYNVFVNGNQVHTYIHRFTNLSEIDVLEVSGDLSLIDVNV